The Emys orbicularis isolate rEmyOrb1 chromosome 21 unlocalized genomic scaffold, rEmyOrb1.hap1 SUPER_21_unloc_2, whole genome shotgun sequence genome has a segment encoding these proteins:
- the PRAF2 gene encoding PRA1 family protein 2 yields the protein MSEVRPPPLRALGDFLLGPARLAAPDPRDPQRWRNRVLNNLLYYQSNYGLGLGLALLLGGYFRPLHTLLSGSAVTLVFVAFVWAAENKAPIRRFRRSYPGASLLAVLGSAYGLVSLLGGSGVFLLTVTLPISMILIHASFRLRNLKNKIENKIESIGLKRTPMGLLLEAMGQEQEAGS from the exons ATGTCCGAGGTGCGGCCGCCCCCGCTGCGGGCGCTGGGCGATTTCCTGCTGGGCCCCGCGCGCCTGGCGGCCCCGGACCCGCGCGATCCGCAGCGCTGGAGGAACCGGGTCCTCAACAACCTGCTCTACTACCAGAGCAACtacgggctggggctggggctggcgctgctgctgggggg GTACTTCCGGCCCCTGCACACCCTGCTCTCCGGCTCCGCCGTGACCCTCGTCTTCGTCGCCTTCGTCTGGGCGGCTGAGAACAAGGCCCCGATTCGGCGCTTCCGGCGCAGCTACCCCGGCGCCAGCCTCCTGGCCGTGCTGGGGAGCGCCTACGGCCTGGTGTCCCTCTTGGGGGGCTCGGGGGTCTTCCTGCTGACAGTCACCCTGCCCATCTcca TGATTCTCATCCACGCCTCCTTTCGCCTCCGGAACCTCAAGAATAAAATCGAGAACAAGATCGAGAGCATTGGGCTGAAGCGGACGCCCATGGGGCTACTGCTGGAGGCGATGGGCCAAGAACAAGAAGCTGGCTCTTAA
- the CCDC120 gene encoding coiled-coil domain-containing protein 120, with protein MEVKGQLISSSYSSADVLGREPSARLRLQELLDRQRGLRETLGLRVAELRRLCLQEAELTGKLPPEYPLEPGERPHLIRRRAAPAHRGPGAEVLAWELCRELAVQRQVVEAARRLALAPELTEQQRRRRRQVQAEAAQRLRELEGQLGETRARLGAPRGVHDEVFTSENSSLSEAASHENDDPHCFHPPKGGPSSPRTRDHLRAVSGSPDRRPGWRGPPTELGGGAASRRSSLASPTSPNRTLPRSMSSFEGRSVPATPVLTRNICSGNQNFRPDAPPAARQWSGSQDSQLGPPSRDPSADRAPPAFAARTRRSNSSEALIERGILLDYYLERQCWPAGDHLSRRDAPPPPGWGYPESPLPRRAGRAKSCGPPPQSQPPPAPQRPPRAVHKALALEGLRNWYLRNAGGAGPPPPRDRRGGPPRGWPEPHPRPETGGYLPHSLSYAGQPLQGRPFADLLYPDGPSAPSPGLGPPLDVERHPPGTLV; from the exons ATGGAGGTCAAAGGGCAGCTCATCTCCTCCAGCTACAGCTCAGCAG ATGTCCTGGGGCGGGAACCCAGTGCCCGGCTGCGGCTGCAGGAGCTGCTGGACCGGCAGCGGGGCCTGCGGGAGACGCTGGGGCTGCGGGTCGCCGAGCTGCGCCGGCTGTGCCTGCAGGAGGCT gAGCTGACGGGGAAGCTGCCCCCCGAGTACCCGCTGGAAccgggggagagaccccaccTCATTCGGAGAAGAGCGGCGCCCGCCCACCGGGGACCTGGAGCCGAG gtGCTGGCGTGGGAGCTGTGCCGGGAGCTGGCCGTGCAGCGGCAGGTGGTGGAGGCCGCTCGgcgcctggccctggccccggaGCTGACGGAGCAGCAGCGGCGCAGGCGCCGGCAGGTCCAGGCCGAGGCGGCCCAGCGCCTACGggagctggaggggcagctgggggagACGCGGGCCCGGCTGGGGGCGCCCCGGGGAGTGCACG ATGAGGTGTTCACCTCCGAGAACAGCTCCCTCTCCGAAGCGGCCAGTCACGAGAACG ACGACCCCCACTGTTTCCACCCACCCAAGGGGGGCCCCTCGTCCCCCCGCACCCGGGATCACCTCCGCGCCGTGTCCGGCAGCCCCGACCGCCGGCCCGGCTGGCGAGGGCCCCCCAcggagctgggcgggggggctgccagCCGCCGCAGCTCGCTAGCCAGCCCTACCAG CCCGAACCGGACCCTGCCCCGAAGCATGTCCAGCTTCGAGGGCCGGAGCGTCCCGGCCACCCCGGTTCTGACCCGGAACATCTGCAGCGGGAATCAGAACTTCAG gccggACGCCCCCCCAGCCGCCCGCCAGTGgtcggggagccaggactcccagctcgGCCCCCCGAGCCGGGACCCCAGCGCCGACCGGGCCCCCCCGGCCTTCGCCGCCCGCACCCGCCGCAGCAACAGCTCGGAGGCCCTGATCGAGCGGGGG ATCCTGCTGGACTATTACCTGGAGCGCCAGTGCTGGCCGGCCGGGGACCACCTCTCGCGCCGCGACGCCCCCCCGCCTCCCGGCTGGGGGTACCCCGAGAGCCCCCTGCCACGCCGGGCGGGACGCGCCAAGTCCTGCgggccccctccccagagccagccgccccCGGCCCCTCAGCGCCCGCCCCGGGCCGTCCACAAAGCCTTGGCCCTAGAGGGGCTCCGGAACTGGTACCTGCGTAAcgctgggggagcggggccgccCCCACCCCGGGACAGAAGAGGGGGCCCCCCCCGCGGCTGGCCCGAACCCCACCCCCGGCCGGAGACGGGGGGCTACCTGCCCCATTCGCTGAGCTACGCTGGCCAGCCGCTGCAGGGCAG ACCCTTCGCAGACCTCCTCTACCCGGACgggcccagcgccccctcccccggcctgggGCCCCCCCTGGATGTGGAGAGACACCCCCCAGGGACGCTGGTCTGA